From the genome of Winogradskyella forsetii, one region includes:
- a CDS encoding T9SS type A sorting domain-containing protein, with product MKRLLLNLFTVLGFVGILSAQYTTPDTGMTYSLDDLVAASPATISVSGTTYTLVEDLTISATDTFLINSDATLEIGAGIRITIFGTFNVDASSVMFTAVDTNAPYDGFRFEEFSDINIQNATIEYGGGLRVLTETFTINNCLITNNVSGVSTGGVIGLSRGMPQITNNTITFNETTGIGSGATNQVSPYIFNNYFEGNNQANSNRPQINLGPSLTDQPTQIIQNTVKGDRNLTLVGGISVSDLLGSGGVNAIIDDNIITDNRYGMVIQSNNVTAFIRNNVIEDNDTQGAPFQGGSGISLVASVEGNNIIASGNEIRRNLWGITLQGESMINLGDNVDNVGQNVFSDNGNGGATYALFNNTDNPLTAMHNCWDENNVPNTLADAEAVISHQNDDNTLGLVTFDPVDCAFLGVDDLAFNGFSIYPNPTDGQLNFDNNTAFEHLNVYSIDGKLITEKTLQLGANALHLDLNSGIYMLEFNGESARVIKKLVIK from the coding sequence ATGAAACGACTATTACTTAATTTATTTACTGTTCTTGGCTTTGTCGGTATACTTTCTGCGCAATATACCACGCCAGATACAGGTATGACCTATAGCTTGGATGATCTTGTTGCGGCAAGTCCTGCGACTATTTCAGTATCAGGCACTACCTATACTTTAGTGGAAGACCTTACCATTTCTGCGACGGATACGTTTCTTATTAATTCTGATGCAACTTTAGAAATTGGAGCAGGTATAAGAATTACCATTTTTGGAACCTTTAACGTCGATGCTAGCAGTGTAATGTTTACTGCTGTAGATACAAACGCACCTTATGATGGCTTTCGTTTCGAGGAATTTTCAGATATTAATATTCAAAATGCTACCATAGAGTATGGCGGTGGTTTGAGAGTGTTAACAGAAACCTTCACTATTAATAATTGTTTAATTACCAATAATGTTTCTGGTGTTTCTACGGGAGGCGTTATTGGACTTTCTAGAGGAATGCCTCAAATTACCAATAACACTATTACCTTTAATGAAACTACAGGCATTGGATCTGGAGCTACAAATCAAGTTTCTCCTTATATTTTTAATAATTATTTTGAAGGTAATAATCAAGCCAACTCTAACCGACCACAAATTAATTTAGGACCTTCACTTACTGATCAGCCGACTCAAATTATTCAGAACACGGTAAAAGGTGACCGTAATTTAACATTGGTAGGCGGCATTTCTGTTTCTGACTTATTGGGTTCTGGAGGTGTGAACGCCATCATCGATGACAATATTATAACTGATAATCGTTATGGCATGGTCATTCAGAGTAACAATGTGACTGCGTTTATTAGAAATAATGTAATTGAAGACAATGATACGCAAGGTGCTCCTTTTCAAGGTGGAAGTGGTATTTCATTGGTGGCCTCTGTGGAAGGGAATAACATTATTGCCAGTGGTAATGAGATCCGAAGAAATTTATGGGGCATTACGCTTCAAGGTGAATCCATGATAAACTTGGGTGACAATGTTGATAATGTTGGGCAAAATGTATTTTCTGACAATGGTAATGGTGGCGCAACCTATGCGCTTTTCAACAATACAGACAATCCATTGACGGCAATGCACAATTGTTGGGATGAAAACAATGTTCCTAATACACTTGCAGATGCAGAAGCTGTAATTTCACATCAAAACGATGATAATACTTTGGGATTAGTGACGTTTGACCCAGTTGATTGTGCATTTTTAGGTGTTGATGATTTGGCTTTTAATGGGTTTAGCATTTATCCGAACCCTACAGATGGCCAACTGAACTTTGATAATAATACGGCTTTTGAACATTTAAATGTTTATAGCATCGATGGGAAATTGATAACCGAAAAAACGCTTCAATTAGGAGCCAATGCCTTACACCTTGATTTGAATTCTGGTATTTATATGTTGGAATTTAATGGAGAAAGCGCTAGAGTGATTAAAAAACTGGTGATTAAATAG
- a CDS encoding peptidylprolyl isomerase: MQDGLYAKFNTTKGEILVNLEFEKAPGTVGNFVALAEGNLENSAKPQGNPYYDGLKFHRVIPDFMIQGGCPQGTGTGNPGYKFDDEFHPDLKHDGPGVLAMANSGPGTNGSQFYITHVATDWLDGKHTVFGNVVEGQDVVDAIAQGDKIESLEIIRQGDSAEKFNAIEAFRTFEGSREKRIAAEREAARAELDKLAEGFDETKSGLRYKIIQKGDGKKAEKGHTVSVHYKGQLSDGTVFDSSYKRNSPLDFQVGVGQVIPGWDEGICLLNVGDKARLVIPSDLAYGAAGAGGVIPPNATLVFDVELMDVKA; the protein is encoded by the coding sequence ATGCAAGACGGTTTATACGCAAAATTCAACACCACCAAAGGTGAAATATTAGTAAATTTAGAGTTCGAAAAGGCTCCAGGAACAGTTGGTAATTTTGTGGCACTAGCAGAAGGAAACTTAGAAAATTCAGCTAAACCACAAGGAAACCCTTATTATGATGGTTTAAAATTCCACAGAGTTATCCCAGATTTTATGATACAAGGTGGTTGTCCACAAGGTACAGGAACGGGAAACCCTGGTTATAAATTTGATGATGAGTTTCATCCAGATTTAAAACATGATGGTCCTGGTGTATTGGCTATGGCAAATTCAGGTCCTGGAACTAATGGTAGCCAATTCTACATTACGCATGTTGCTACGGATTGGTTAGATGGAAAACATACGGTTTTTGGAAACGTAGTTGAAGGACAGGATGTTGTAGATGCTATTGCGCAAGGCGATAAAATTGAAAGCTTAGAAATTATAAGACAAGGCGACTCGGCTGAAAAATTTAACGCCATTGAAGCGTTTAGAACTTTTGAAGGCTCTCGTGAAAAGCGTATTGCAGCAGAACGTGAAGCGGCAAGAGCAGAGTTGGATAAGTTAGCGGAAGGATTTGACGAAACAAAATCTGGTTTACGTTATAAAATCATTCAAAAAGGTGATGGTAAAAAAGCTGAAAAAGGACATACGGTTTCTGTTCACTATAAAGGTCAATTGTCTGATGGTACAGTTTTCGATTCGTCATACAAAAGAAATTCCCCTTTAGATTTTCAAGTAGGCGTAGGTCAAGTGATTCCAGGTTGGGATGAAGGCATTTGTTTACTTAACGTTGGTGATAAAGCACGTTTGGTAATTCCTAGCGATTTAGCTTATGGTGCCGCTGGAGCAGGAGGTGTAATTCCACCAAATGCAACCTTGGTTTTCGATGTGGAATTAATGGATGTGAAAGCCTAG
- a CDS encoding penicillin acylase family protein: MTYFKLILSFLLTVGIFFALNTKFGAIPPIGKFLNPYSGVWQNETDEAISGNISIPELKDKVTVYYDAELIPHVFAQNELDLYRVQGYITAKHRLWQMEFQTYAAAGRLSEIIGEKALNYDRQERRRGMVYGAEQTLSKMSEDKTMMAIVEAYADGVNSYINQLNSKTYPVEYKLLDYKPEAWTPKKTALLLMYMTKMLAGGDEDMEYTNALRLFGKERFDLLFPDFFDITDPIIPKETDWSYIDVPQTPDPNSEPVLDSIAETIDKPDPNYGSNNWAISDEKSATGNAILANDPHLGLNLPSIWFVMQLSTPNHNAFGATLPGALAVISGFNEHIAWGETNATRDVIDWYKIEFNNDRTQYKFDNQWKAVSVRVEEIKIKGQESYKDSVLYTHHGPVVYDKNFKSDNELSGYAMKWAGHISGNGQKTFTELNKAKGYDDYEKALQYWVAPAQNIVFASTDGDIALWVQGLFPNKWEGQGKFVMDGSKPENDWQGYIPQQFNAHTKNPERGFVSSANQSPVDEAYPYYVFNDGYETYRNRVINDFFNSKAKFSVQDFKDLHNNNYNLKADELMPYMLKTMDVSNLTKEEKEIYDIAEEWQYNNDKDEKGPSIWNAWWDVLYDMVWDEFEVEDTALETPFTYQTIYLLKNKGDDDFMDMKDTPEKETARDLFKLSFSKAVKNLNDWKAINGDLNWVNYKGTFAGHLLQALPAFSRFDIPIGGGKNIVNATSENWGPSWRMIVEMTSPPTALGIYPGGQSGNPGSKYYDNFIDTWAAGEYHSLNFLQSDKATEAIISTQILTPTK; the protein is encoded by the coding sequence ATGACGTATTTTAAACTCATTCTGTCCTTCCTATTAACGGTAGGCATTTTTTTCGCTTTAAACACCAAATTCGGCGCAATTCCTCCCATTGGAAAATTCCTTAACCCTTACTCAGGCGTCTGGCAAAATGAAACCGATGAAGCTATTTCTGGAAATATCTCCATTCCCGAATTAAAAGATAAAGTCACAGTATATTATGATGCGGAATTGATTCCACATGTATTCGCACAAAACGAACTCGATTTATACAGAGTACAAGGTTATATAACCGCTAAACATAGACTTTGGCAAATGGAATTCCAGACCTATGCAGCAGCGGGTCGTTTATCTGAAATTATTGGAGAAAAAGCCCTGAACTACGACCGACAAGAACGCAGACGAGGCATGGTCTATGGCGCTGAACAAACACTGAGTAAAATGTCGGAAGATAAAACTATGATGGCTATTGTTGAGGCCTATGCCGATGGCGTTAACAGTTATATCAACCAACTCAACTCAAAAACTTATCCTGTTGAATATAAATTATTGGATTACAAACCTGAAGCTTGGACGCCTAAAAAAACAGCGTTGCTCTTAATGTATATGACTAAAATGCTGGCTGGTGGCGATGAAGATATGGAATACACCAATGCCCTACGACTATTTGGAAAAGAACGATTTGATTTATTGTTTCCGGATTTCTTTGACATTACGGATCCCATCATTCCAAAAGAAACCGATTGGAGTTATATCGATGTGCCGCAAACACCTGATCCAAATAGCGAACCCGTTTTAGATTCCATCGCCGAAACCATTGATAAACCAGATCCTAATTATGGCAGTAACAATTGGGCAATTTCGGACGAAAAATCAGCAACAGGAAATGCCATCTTAGCAAACGATCCACACTTGGGTCTCAACTTACCTTCTATATGGTTTGTGATGCAATTAAGCACACCAAATCATAATGCGTTTGGTGCCACATTACCAGGCGCATTGGCTGTAATTTCCGGTTTTAACGAACATATTGCTTGGGGCGAAACCAATGCTACACGCGATGTGATTGATTGGTATAAAATTGAATTTAACAACGACCGAACGCAATATAAATTTGATAACCAATGGAAAGCGGTTTCTGTTAGAGTTGAAGAAATCAAAATTAAAGGTCAGGAAAGCTATAAAGATTCCGTGCTTTATACACATCACGGCCCAGTTGTTTATGACAAAAACTTTAAATCTGATAATGAATTATCGGGTTATGCCATGAAATGGGCAGGACATATTTCTGGGAATGGTCAAAAAACATTTACAGAACTGAACAAGGCAAAAGGTTATGATGATTACGAAAAGGCATTACAGTATTGGGTAGCGCCTGCCCAAAATATCGTTTTTGCTTCCACCGATGGCGATATTGCCTTGTGGGTTCAAGGTCTATTTCCTAATAAATGGGAAGGCCAAGGCAAATTTGTAATGGACGGCTCTAAACCTGAAAACGATTGGCAAGGTTATATTCCGCAGCAATTCAACGCGCACACCAAAAATCCGGAGCGTGGTTTTGTGAGTTCTGCCAATCAATCTCCTGTAGATGAAGCTTATCCCTATTATGTTTTTAATGATGGTTATGAAACCTATAGAAATCGTGTGATAAATGATTTTTTTAATTCGAAGGCTAAATTTAGTGTTCAAGACTTTAAGGATTTACACAACAATAATTACAACCTTAAAGCAGATGAATTGATGCCCTATATGTTAAAAACCATGGATGTGTCTAACTTAACCAAGGAAGAAAAGGAAATTTATGATATTGCTGAAGAATGGCAATACAATAATGATAAAGACGAAAAAGGCCCAAGTATCTGGAATGCTTGGTGGGACGTTCTCTACGATATGGTTTGGGACGAGTTTGAAGTTGAGGATACTGCCTTAGAAACGCCGTTCACCTACCAAACCATTTATTTATTAAAAAATAAAGGCGATGATGACTTTATGGACATGAAAGATACACCTGAAAAAGAAACAGCTAGAGACTTATTCAAACTCAGTTTTAGTAAAGCGGTTAAAAACTTAAATGATTGGAAAGCCATAAACGGAGACCTCAACTGGGTAAATTACAAAGGCACATTTGCTGGTCATTTATTACAAGCCTTACCAGCCTTTTCAAGATTTGATATTCCTATTGGAGGCGGTAAAAATATTGTCAATGCGACTTCCGAAAATTGGGGACCCTCTTGGCGCATGATTGTAGAAATGACCTCACCTCCTACCGCATTGGGCATTTATCCTGGCGGACAATCGGGTAATCCTGGCAGTAAATACTACGATAATTTTATAGACACTTGGGCTGCTGGCGAATACCACAGTCTCAATTTTCTGCAAAGCGATAAAGCCACAGAGGCTATCATTAGCACACAAATACTAACACCAACCAAGTAA
- a CDS encoding KpsF/GutQ family sugar-phosphate isomerase, whose translation MNTKESILKIARATIKLESKAIDNLADLLTNDFADTVELIYKSKGRVIITGIGKSAIIANKIVATLNSTGTPAVFMHAADAIHGDLGLILQDDVVICISKSGNTPEIKVLVPLIKHANNKMIAITGNAESFLGQQSDFILNAYVAEEACPNNLAPTTSTTAQLVMGDALAICLLDLRGFSSKDFAKYHPGGALGKRLYLRVNDLSSQNQKPQVGLEASLKEVIVEITEKMLGVTAVVENEKIVGIITDGDLRRMLSKSDDLSGLRAKDIMSNNPRRISEDAMAVDAKELMEEFGISQLLVEHDGKFSGVVHLHDLIKEGII comes from the coding sequence TTGAACACTAAGGAATCCATCCTAAAAATTGCAAGAGCAACCATAAAATTAGAAAGTAAAGCTATTGATAATTTGGCAGATTTACTAACGAACGATTTTGCGGATACCGTAGAACTAATTTATAAGTCTAAAGGACGTGTTATTATCACTGGTATCGGTAAAAGTGCTATCATCGCCAATAAGATCGTTGCCACTTTAAATTCCACTGGAACTCCAGCTGTTTTTATGCATGCTGCAGATGCTATACACGGCGACCTTGGGCTAATTCTTCAAGATGATGTGGTCATCTGTATTTCTAAAAGTGGAAACACACCAGAAATTAAAGTTTTAGTGCCACTTATAAAGCACGCTAATAATAAAATGATCGCTATCACTGGCAATGCAGAGTCATTTTTAGGGCAACAATCCGATTTTATTTTGAATGCATACGTTGCAGAAGAAGCTTGTCCTAATAATTTAGCACCAACCACTAGTACGACTGCTCAATTGGTTATGGGAGATGCTTTAGCGATTTGTTTATTGGATTTACGCGGATTTTCGAGTAAGGATTTTGCAAAATACCATCCAGGAGGCGCACTTGGTAAACGTCTATATTTGCGCGTCAATGATTTATCGTCCCAAAATCAAAAGCCACAAGTTGGTCTTGAAGCCTCATTAAAAGAAGTGATTGTAGAAATTACCGAAAAAATGCTGGGTGTAACAGCAGTTGTGGAAAACGAGAAAATTGTGGGCATTATTACTGATGGCGATTTAAGACGCATGTTGAGCAAAAGTGATGATCTTTCAGGTTTAAGAGCTAAGGATATTATGAGTAATAATCCACGGCGGATTTCGGAAGATGCTATGGCAGTTGATGCTAAAGAACTTATGGAAGAATTTGGAATTTCCCAATTGCTTGTGGAACATGATGGTAAATTTTCAGGCGTGGTTCATCTTCACGATTTAATAAAAGAAGGCATTATATAA
- the recQ gene encoding DNA helicase RecQ, with protein MSIAEIDLHSALKKYFGFSGFKGLQEEVIKNVVAGNNTFVIMPTGGGKSLCYQLPALIKEGTAIVVSPLIALMKNQVDAIRAVSENEGVAHVLNSSLNKTEVKRVKDDITNGITKLLYVAPESLTKEEYVDFLRTVKISFMAVDEAHCISEWGHDFRPEYRNLKTIIKRIGDDIPIVGLTATATEKVQEDILKSLGMPNAVTFKASFNRPNLYYEVRPKTKNVDSDIIRFVKQNEGKSGIIYCLSRKRVEELSQVLQVNGIKAVPYHAGLDAKTRVKHQDMFLMEDTDVVVATIAFGMGIDKPDVRFVIHHDIPKSIESYYQETGRAGRDGGEGHCLAYYAYKDIEKLEKFMAGKPVAEQEIGHALLQEVVAFSETSMSRRKFILHYFGEEFDNATGEGGDMDDNVRHPKKQKEAKDDVQILLDTVQKTNEKYKAKDLVQVLVGNSNALISSHKTDTQDFFGIGKDKDKRYWMALIRQVIVARLLKKDIETYGVLRLSKSGLDFIKNPKSFMMAEDHVFDEDTNDGIVTNTKGGGAVADEKLMKMLKDLRKRNAKKLGVPPFVIFQDPSLEDMALKYPITIDELSNVHGVGESKAKKYGKDFVGLIADYVEDNDIMRPDDMIVKSTGTNSAIKLYIIQNVDRKLPLSDIASSKGMEMKAFIKEMESIVFSGTKLNINYWIDEILDEDQQEEIHEYFMESESDKIDDAIEEFDGDYDDEELRLYRIKFMSEVAN; from the coding sequence ATGAGTATTGCAGAAATTGACTTACACTCCGCATTAAAAAAGTACTTTGGGTTTTCGGGATTCAAAGGCCTTCAAGAAGAAGTAATTAAAAACGTCGTAGCTGGTAATAACACTTTTGTTATTATGCCAACTGGTGGCGGGAAATCGTTATGTTATCAACTACCAGCTTTGATAAAAGAAGGTACTGCCATTGTGGTATCTCCATTGATAGCACTGATGAAAAATCAGGTAGATGCTATTAGGGCAGTGTCTGAAAACGAAGGTGTCGCACACGTTTTAAATTCATCGTTGAATAAAACAGAAGTAAAACGCGTAAAGGATGATATTACAAATGGAATTACAAAATTGCTTTATGTAGCCCCAGAATCTTTGACCAAGGAAGAATATGTTGACTTTCTTAGAACGGTTAAAATTTCTTTTATGGCTGTGGATGAAGCACATTGTATTAGTGAATGGGGACACGATTTTAGGCCGGAATACAGAAATTTAAAAACGATTATAAAGCGTATTGGAGATGATATTCCAATCGTAGGACTGACGGCAACGGCGACTGAAAAGGTACAAGAAGATATTTTGAAGAGTTTAGGCATGCCAAACGCCGTTACTTTTAAAGCCTCATTTAACAGACCCAATCTTTATTATGAAGTACGACCAAAAACGAAAAATGTAGATTCAGATATCATTCGTTTTGTGAAACAGAATGAAGGGAAATCCGGAATTATTTATTGTCTGAGTCGTAAACGTGTTGAAGAATTATCGCAAGTGCTTCAGGTTAATGGTATAAAAGCGGTGCCTTATCATGCAGGTCTCGATGCTAAAACCAGGGTAAAACATCAAGATATGTTCTTGATGGAAGATACAGATGTTGTGGTGGCAACCATAGCTTTCGGAATGGGAATAGATAAACCAGATGTTCGCTTTGTGATTCATCATGATATTCCTAAAAGTATTGAAAGTTATTACCAAGAAACAGGAAGAGCTGGTAGAGATGGAGGCGAAGGGCATTGTTTGGCTTACTATGCCTATAAAGATATTGAGAAGCTTGAAAAATTCATGGCAGGGAAACCTGTTGCTGAACAAGAAATAGGGCACGCCTTATTGCAAGAAGTAGTGGCTTTCTCTGAAACGTCTATGTCCAGACGAAAATTTATCCTTCATTATTTTGGCGAAGAGTTTGATAATGCAACAGGAGAAGGTGGCGATATGGATGATAATGTACGCCATCCTAAAAAACAGAAGGAAGCTAAAGATGACGTTCAGATTTTATTGGATACAGTACAAAAAACCAATGAAAAATATAAGGCCAAAGATTTGGTGCAAGTCCTTGTCGGCAATTCAAATGCGCTCATTTCGTCTCATAAAACCGATACCCAAGATTTTTTTGGTATTGGAAAAGATAAAGATAAACGCTATTGGATGGCGTTGATTCGTCAGGTTATAGTCGCTCGTTTATTAAAGAAAGATATTGAAACTTACGGTGTTTTAAGGTTAAGTAAAAGTGGCTTGGATTTTATAAAAAATCCAAAATCCTTTATGATGGCAGAAGACCATGTGTTCGATGAAGATACAAACGATGGTATTGTAACCAATACTAAAGGCGGTGGAGCAGTAGCCGACGAGAAATTGATGAAAATGCTTAAGGATTTGCGGAAACGTAATGCCAAAAAATTAGGCGTACCTCCATTTGTGATTTTTCAAGACCCATCCTTAGAAGATATGGCGCTGAAATATCCTATTACGATAGACGAATTGTCTAACGTACATGGTGTAGGCGAGAGTAAGGCCAAAAAATACGGTAAGGATTTTGTGGGTTTAATTGCAGATTATGTTGAGGATAACGACATCATGCGACCAGATGATATGATTGTAAAATCTACAGGAACAAACTCTGCTATAAAACTATACATCATACAAAACGTCGATAGAAAATTACCTTTAAGTGATATTGCCTCTTCAAAAGGCATGGAAATGAAAGCATTTATTAAGGAAATGGAATCTATTGTTTTTTCAGGAACCAAGTTGAATATCAACTATTGGATTGATGAGATTTTGGACGAAGACCAGCAAGAAGAAATCCATGAGTATTTTATGGAATCTGAAAGCGATAAAATAGATGATGCCATAGAAGAATTTGATGGTGATTATGATGACGAAGAATTACGTTTGTATCGCATTAAATTTATGAGTGAGGTTGCTAACTAG
- a CDS encoding lipocalin-like domain-containing protein, whose translation MKNIIVIAKPRQKRGCGNLFYFKCIFLVVIMFGFFSCSENPETYIPHVEGYWEIEEVTMADGRKKEYKFNETIDYISVNDSLKGFRKKLKPGINDTYFTSADAETLELKIENNKLNIYYSTPYANWKETVLEATSDQLRILNEDENIYVYKRYTPIKLDLEE comes from the coding sequence ATGAAAAACATTATTGTCATTGCGAAGCCTCGCCAAAAGCGTGGCTGTGGCAATCTTTTTTATTTCAAGTGTATTTTTCTGGTCGTTATTATGTTTGGTTTTTTCAGCTGCTCCGAGAATCCTGAAACTTACATTCCACATGTAGAAGGTTATTGGGAAATTGAAGAAGTAACCATGGCAGATGGCCGTAAAAAAGAATATAAATTTAATGAAACCATAGATTATATAAGTGTGAACGATAGTTTGAAAGGTTTTCGGAAAAAACTAAAACCAGGTATAAATGACACCTACTTCACCTCTGCTGATGCTGAGACCTTAGAATTGAAAATTGAAAATAATAAATTAAACATTTATTATTCTACACCTTATGCCAATTGGAAAGAAACGGTTTTGGAAGCGACTTCAGACCAACTTCGAATCCTAAATGAAGATGAGAACATTTATGTGTATAAACGCTATACACCTATAAAATTAGATTTAGAAGAGTAA
- a CDS encoding tetratricopeptide repeat protein, producing the protein MKLKTLLLALLLSFIVFNCSKNIDYSEAFKKETSGSYIYNPDDLIEVYYEDNTLYLNWRGGKIKPVALDTNEFFVADMYKKFRFVQHPETRQRYLSVISEENENQMTYDYLKAPEGYKTPSAHLKEGNYDNALAGYLEIKKQDSTSIFINERDFNRMGYQNIRKHDYEKAIEILKINAALHPESANVYDSLGEAYLLHGDSLQAYTNYKKTLEINSENRQAKEFVNAYVANSKE; encoded by the coding sequence ATGAAACTAAAAACACTTCTTTTAGCACTATTACTTTCATTCATAGTTTTTAATTGTTCAAAAAACATCGACTATTCAGAAGCCTTTAAAAAAGAGACCTCAGGAAGTTACATTTATAATCCAGATGATTTAATTGAGGTTTATTATGAAGATAACACACTGTATCTAAATTGGAGAGGTGGAAAAATTAAACCCGTTGCATTAGATACAAACGAATTTTTTGTGGCAGATATGTATAAGAAATTCCGTTTTGTGCAACATCCAGAAACTAGACAGCGCTATTTGTCTGTAATTTCAGAAGAAAATGAAAATCAAATGACCTACGATTATCTAAAAGCACCAGAAGGTTATAAAACACCAAGCGCTCATCTAAAAGAAGGTAATTATGACAATGCACTAGCTGGTTATTTGGAAATTAAGAAACAAGATTCAACAAGTATCTTTATAAATGAACGGGATTTTAATCGCATGGGTTACCAAAACATACGAAAACATGACTATGAAAAGGCGATTGAAATATTAAAAATAAATGCTGCTTTACATCCTGAAAGTGCCAATGTATATGATAGTTTAGGAGAGGCTTATCTATTACATGGCGATAGTTTACAGGCCTATACTAATTATAAAAAGACGTTAGAAATTAATTCTGAGAACAGACAGGCTAAGGAGTTTGTAAATGCCTATGTAGCTAATAGTAAAGAATGA
- a CDS encoding DUF721 domain-containing protein, with the protein MAKRKNDNQPIQDILKEFVETNNLQSGLDKVDVREAWANLMGNGVNNYTTAIELKHDTLYVQLSSSVLREELSYGTEKIIKMLNESLRKEVVKKLVLR; encoded by the coding sequence ATGGCAAAACGAAAAAACGACAATCAACCCATTCAAGATATTCTAAAAGAGTTTGTAGAAACCAACAATTTACAATCGGGTTTAGACAAAGTAGATGTGCGCGAAGCTTGGGCAAATTTGATGGGAAATGGCGTCAACAATTACACGACTGCCATAGAGTTAAAACACGATACGCTTTATGTGCAATTAAGTAGCAGTGTACTGCGAGAAGAGCTGAGTTATGGTACCGAAAAAATCATAAAAATGCTCAATGAATCCCTTAGAAAAGAGGTGGTCAAAAAATTGGTGCTTCGTTAG
- the recF gene encoding DNA replication/repair protein RecF (All proteins in this family for which functions are known are DNA-binding proteins that assist the filamentation of RecA onto DNA for the initiation of recombination or recombinational repair.) → MNLNTLSLINYKNFESQVFDFDAKINCFVGANGIGKTNALDAIYHLAFGKSYFNPIAIQNINHNAEFFVVDGHFTKNDREEKIIVSLKRGQKKIIKRNAKAYEKFSEHIGFIPLVIISPADRDLIIEGSDTRRKFIDSVISQSDKSYLTELISYNKVLAQRNALLKYFALNNTFNEDTLAIYNEQLHTYGSEVFKKRDAFLKTFIPIFKSRYEAISQSKEVIDLKYKSDLFDAELKDLLNKNINKDKALQYTSVGTHKDDLVFLIDDFPIKKFGSQGQQKSFLIALKLAQFDFIKQQSGVSPILLLDDIFDKLDENRVAQIISLVDDEHFGQIFISDTHAERTEEVVKQIHQSYKIFKL, encoded by the coding sequence ATGAATCTAAACACACTATCTTTAATTAATTACAAAAATTTTGAAAGTCAGGTTTTCGATTTCGACGCTAAAATCAATTGTTTTGTTGGTGCTAATGGCATCGGAAAAACAAATGCGCTTGATGCCATTTACCATCTAGCTTTCGGAAAAAGTTACTTTAATCCCATCGCTATTCAGAATATCAACCACAATGCTGAGTTTTTTGTGGTCGATGGGCATTTTACTAAAAATGACCGCGAGGAAAAAATCATCGTCTCCTTAAAAAGAGGACAGAAAAAGATCATTAAGCGAAATGCTAAAGCTTACGAAAAATTCAGTGAGCACATTGGTTTTATTCCCTTGGTTATTATTTCGCCAGCTGATCGCGATTTAATTATTGAAGGTAGCGATACGCGCCGTAAATTTATAGACAGTGTAATTTCGCAAAGTGATAAAAGTTATTTAACCGAACTTATCAGTTACAACAAAGTGTTAGCGCAACGGAATGCACTTTTAAAATATTTTGCGCTTAACAATACGTTTAATGAAGATACACTGGCTATTTATAACGAACAACTCCACACCTATGGAAGTGAAGTTTTTAAAAAAAGAGATGCTTTTTTAAAAACCTTTATTCCGATTTTCAAATCGCGTTACGAAGCCATTAGCCAAAGCAAAGAAGTAATAGATTTAAAGTACAAAAGTGATTTGTTTGATGCTGAATTAAAGGATTTATTGAACAAAAATATCAATAAAGATAAAGCGTTGCAATACACCAGTGTTGGTACACATAAGGATGATTTGGTGTTTTTGATTGATGATTTTCCGATTAAAAAATTCGGAAGTCAAGGGCAACAAAAATCATTTCTCATAGCTTTGAAGTTAGCGCAATTCGATTTTATAAAACAACAAAGTGGCGTCTCGCCTATCCTCCTTTTAGATGATATTTTTGATAAGTTGGATGAAAACAGAGTAGCACAAATTATCAGTTTAGTGGATGATGAGCATTTCGGGCAAATCTTTATCAGTGATACGCATGCAGAACGTACTGAAGAAGTTGTAAAACAAATTCATCAATCTTATAAAATTTTCAAGTTATGA